The Saccharomyces mikatae IFO 1815 strain IFO1815 genome assembly, chromosome: 13 genome has a segment encoding these proteins:
- the ARG81 gene encoding Arg81p (similar to Saccharomyces cerevisiae ARG81 (YML099C); ancestral locus Anc_8.879), translating into MGITSKNGTKKLGRAKTFTGCWTCRGRKVKCDLRHPHCQRCEKSNLPCGGYDIKLRWSKPMQFDPYGVPIPQNSPATTTNLTGSVDEPQYQRRNIDFVRYDEEYMYHEDMDDELTMLHTPPIEKISDGKTWILKKFGVFKGTDKVDKQYVPRKKRNRKRVTKNMESSGSISLSSSPSLSALSFSTRHTEEKLKNRGHIRTGIPSTSDAVPATPNLLDYDWNNMNITGYEWISSELRDDALLSAVTLQGHHLGHLQPHEMSLEENSKIPSGEQQMNVKEHDHVIEDDNKDSVTPPHKEAIANDKLYQQNLKLLFQKNSSNSQEPDPQLLIDDIFVNIEPRSLPASDLNKIALAPPNDESRMPKSMLEITSLSGDLPSELIDIVPKTDLTVHGLARFLLNHYFNDVADKMTVVVLEKNPWKTLYFPRALMALGDLAGLGQSSNSRNALLNALLAVSCFHLQSKYPRNYTLQKFFLSLGIELRNQASNFLRLCLNTKSNIPEKYKDVLTAILSMNSIDVVWGTMADCQHHLAICEEFVESRMKLRPNISEKAKTLHRIFSFLKLIQDSTALDKVRAKEIVILPSEEDDQYKPLDMSNAAAAADVTRVDVMQEGLFRETLNENDGKIHIEFVKEPTTNVSADSTPSTTTPPIFTNIATESYYNKSDISKLVSKTDENIIGTDSLYGLPNSLILLFSDCVRIVRHNEYYNLTYLPVPRKFNELSLNFEKRLLKWKSEWNFYEENSEEKSFINPTAEALYHHTMSFYFSLIIYYFTMARKLNCQFLQNYVTKVLDHLNAMEELLNQKKVKIVPLIWQGFMAGCACTDENTQQEFRRWAAKLAESGMGSYWGARQVMLEVWRRRKEDEPGDNWYSIYKDWEMNLMLS; encoded by the coding sequence ATGGGAATCACCAGCAAGAATGGTACTAAGAAACTGGGAAGAGCGAAGACATTTACTGGATGTTGGACGTgcagaggaagaaaagttaaGTGTGATCTTCGGCATCCTCATTGCCAAAGATGTGAGAAGTCTAATTTACCCTGTGGTGGCTATGATATTAAACTTCGGTGGTCTAAGCCTATGCAATTCGACCCGTATGGCGTCCCAATCCCACAAAACTCTCCAGCGACCACGACAAATCTAACAGGTAGTGTCGATGAGCCACAATATCAACGACGAAATATCGATTTTGTACGGTATGATGAGGAATACATGTACCATGAAGATATGGATGATGAGTTAACAATGCTGCATACACCGCCCATTGAGAAAATAAGTGATGGCAAGACATggattttaaagaaatttggaGTCTTTAAAGGAACAGATAAAGTCGACAAACAGTATgttccaagaaaaaagcgCAATAGGAAAAGGGTCACCAAGAATATGGAGAGCTCAGGTTCAATTTCATTGTCCTCGTCACCATCTTTATCTGCTTTATCCTTCTCGACCAGACATACAGAGGAGAAGTTGAAGAATAGAGGACACATCAGGACGGGTATACCTTCTACTAGTGATGCGGTACCAGCAACACCAAATCTCTTAGATTATGATTGGAACAACATGAATATAACGGGTTACGAGTGGATCTCTAGCGAGCTTAGAGATGATGCATTATTATCTGCAGTGACTCTTCAGGGACATCACTTAGGACACTTACAACCACACGAAATGTCGTTAGAGGAAAATTCTAAAATCCCAAGCGGGGAACAGCAGATGAACGTCAAAGAGCATGATCATGTCATTGAAGATGACAACAAAGATTCAGTCACTCCACCCCATAAAGAAGCTATCGCCAACGACAAACTCTATCAGCAAAACTTGAAGCTGCTATTCCAGAAAAACTCCTCGAATAGCCAGGAACCGGATCCTCAATTATTGATCGATGATATATTTGTCAACATTGAACCAAGGTCTCTTCCTGCATCGGATTTAAATAAAATAGCTTTAGCTCCTCCCAATGATGAATCACGCATGCCAAAATCAATGTTGGAAATTACATCTCTTTCCGGTGATCTACCATCTGAGTTGATAGATATTGTACCCAAAACGGACCTTACTGTGCATGGTTTAGCAaggtttcttttgaatcatTATTTTAATGATGTGGCAGATAAAATGACAGTAGTCGTGCTCGAAAAGAACCCATGGAAAACTTTATACTTTCCCAGGGCCTTGATGGCATTGGGTGACTTAGCGGGGTTGGGTCAATCTTCTAATTCGAGAAATGCTTTATTGAATGCCCTTCTAGCAGTTTCTTGTTTCCACTTGCAAAGTAAGTACCCAAGAAATTATACACTgcaaaagtttttcttaAGCCTAGGTATCGAATTGAGAAATCAGGCTTCAAACTTCCTAAGACTATGCTTGAATACAAAATCAAACATACCtgagaaatataaagatgTGTTAACTGCAATTTTATCAATGAATTCTATCGATGTAGTATGGGGAACAATGGCAGATTGCCAACATCATTTGGCCATTTGCGAAGAATTCGTTGAATCAAGAATGAAACTTAGACCTAACATTTCtgaaaaggcaaaaacGTTACATCGTATTTTCTCATTTCTGAAATTAATACAGGATAGCACTGCGCTCGATAAAGTTAGAGCTAAAGAAATTGTTATTTTACCAAGCGAAGAGGACGATCAATACAAACCGTTGGACATGTCCAACGCTGCCGCTGCTGCTGACGTAACGAGGGTTGACGTTATGCAGGAAGGTTTATTCAGAGAGACTCTCAATGAAAACGATGGTAAAATACATATCGAATTCGTTAAAGAGCCTACGACGAACGTATCTGCTGACTCAACTCCATCCACTACCACCCCCCCCATCTTCACAAACATAGCGACAGAAAGTTATTATAACAAATCTGATATTTCTAAGCTGGTTTCGAAGACTGATGAAAACATAATTGGAACAGATTCGCTTTACGGATTGCCAAACTCCTTAATATTACTATTTTCCGATTGTGTGCGGATAGTAAGACATAATGAATATTATAATTTAACGTACTTACCTGTtccaagaaaattcaatgaaCTTTCACTAAATTTCGAGAAAAGGTTATTAAAATGGAAATCAGAATGGAATTTTTATGAAGAGAattcagaagaaaaaagcttCATAAACCCAACAGCAGAAGCGCTATATCATCACACAATGAGCTTTTATTTTAGTttaattatttattattttacaATGGCAAGAAAATTAAACTGTCAATTCCTACAGAACTACGTGACCAAAGTATTGGATCACTTAAATGCCATGGAGGAACTACtgaatcaaaagaaagtaaaaattgTCCCTTTAATTTGGCAGGGTTTTATGGCAGGTTGTGCTTGTACAGATGAAAATACACAACAAGAGTTCAGGAGATGGGCGGCAAAATTGGCTGAAAGTGGGATGGGTTCCTATTGGGGAGCTAGGCAAGTGATGTTGGAAGTTTGGAGACGACGGAAGGAAGATGAACCAG
- the TAF13 gene encoding Taf13p (similar to Saccharomyces cerevisiae TAF13 (YML098W); ancestral locus Anc_8.878), with amino-acid sequence MSRKLKKTNLFNKDVSSLLYAYGDVPQPLQATVQCLDELVSGYLVDVCSNAFHAAQNSQRNKLRLEDFKFALRNDPVKLGRAEELIATNKLITEAKKQFNETDNQNSLKRYRADDEEGDEVEEDEDEQQVTDDDEETAGRNSAKQSMDSKAAKTRKQSSKNSKKTKK; translated from the coding sequence ATGTCAAGGAAGTTAAAAAAGACCAATCTGTTCAACAAGGATGTAAGCTCCTTGCTTTATGCTTACGGTGATGTGCCACAACCGCTACAAGCCACTGTGCAGTGTTTAGATGAACTGGTATCTGGGTATTTAGTGGATGTTTGTAGTAATGCGTTTCATGCAGCCCAAAATTCACAGAGGAATAAGCTTCGATTGGAGGATTTCAAGTTTGCTCTTCGAAACGACCCGGTGAAGCTTGGTAGAGCAGAAGAACTGATAGCTACTAATAAGTTGATCACAGAAGCTAAGAAGCAGTTCAATGAAACAGACAATCAGAATTCGTTGAAAAGGTACAGAGcggatgatgaagaaggtgaCGAAGTGGAGGAGGACGAAGATGAGCAACAGGTGACGGACGATGATGAGGAAACAGCCGGACGTAATAGTGCTAAGCAGTCCATGGACTCGAAGGCAGCAAAGACTAGGAAGCAGAGTTCCAAAAACTccaagaaaacaaaaaaataa
- the VPS9 gene encoding guanine nucleotide exchange factor VPS9 (similar to Saccharomyces cerevisiae VPS9 (YML097C); ancestral locus Anc_8.876), with protein sequence MTEDKNGETLKEFDPLNRLEPSTNGNSNTDVVSMKDDADTQAAEETNANIFAQDTGDEEPFYDFQLFVKQLQSPEADPLVKYTKSFLRNFLAQRLLWTVSEEIKLINNFKSFIYDKFTLYEPFKSLDSSKTRNAQEGIEKLIMGKLYFRCFSPSLYESLQVSLDDEHMKDLNYDDTLLEKIEHYRFIKPVMLDIPETMPHAKLNKFVHLASTELSKINRFKSPRDKMVCVLNASKVIFGLLKHTKLEQNGADTFIPILIYCILKGQVRYLVSNVNYIERFRSSDFIRGEEEYYLSSLQAAINFIMNLTESSLTIENHKCFEEEYQNNSKQVAKEREEEEKKRKLEVPDELQSNGTLLKPLDEVTNIVISKFSELFSPIGEPTQEETLEPEQSKKEEDVTFLIKKIEENERKDTLETLQNMFPDMDPSLIEDVCIAKKSRIGPCVDALLSLSE encoded by the coding sequence ATGACAGAGGATAAAAACGGTgaaactttgaaagaatttgatcCTTTGAACAGATTGGAACCTTCAACGAATGGCAACTCGAATACCGATGTGGTGTCTATGAAGGATGATGCAGATACACAAGCGGCAGAAGAAACGAACGCGAACATTTTCGCCCAGGATACGGGTGATGAGGAACCATTTTATGACTTTCAATTGTTTGTTAAACAACTACAATCACCTGAAGCAGATCCTCTAGTTAAATATACCAAATCATTCTTACGCAACTTCTTGGCGCAAAGACTTTTATGGACGGTCAGTGAGGAAATTAAACTCATCAATAACTTTAAGTCTTTCATTTACGATAAATTCACCCTATATGAACCTTTCAAAAGTCTCGACAGTTCTAAAACCAGAAATGCCCAGGAAGGTATAGAAAAGCTAATTATGGGGAAACTCTATTTCCGTTGTTTTTCCCCAAGCCTTTATGAAAGTTTGCAAGTGTCATTAGATGATGAGCATATGAAAGATTTGAACTATGATGATACATTATTAGAGAAGATTGAGCATTATAGATTCATCAAACCAGTTATGTTAGATATCCCTGAAACTATGCCGCACGCCAAGCTAAATAAGTTTGTTCATTTGGCAAGTACAGAGTTGAGTAAAATAAATAGGTTTAAGTCACCTAGGGACAAAATGGTTTGCGTACTGAATGCGAGTAAAGTTATTTTTGGTTTACTGAAACATACCAAGCTGGAACAAAACGGTGCTGATACCTTTATACCTATTCTAATTTACTGCATTTTGAAGGGACAAGTACGATACCTAGTTTCGAACGTGAACTACATTGAGAGATTCAGGTCATCTGATTTTATTCGGGGCGAAGAAGAGTATTACCTAAGCAGTCTTCAGGCTGCCATTAACTTCATTATGAACTTAACAGAGTCTTCGTTAACTATTGAAAACCACAAATGTTTTGAAGAGGAGTATCAAAATAATTCGAAACAAGtagcaaaagaaagagaggaagaggagaagaaaagaaagttagAAGTACCGGATGAGCTACAATCCAACGGTACCTTACTAAAGCCTTTAGATGAAGTGACCAATATCGTGATTTCTAAATTCAGTGAATTGTTTTCGCCTATTGGAGAACCCACACAAGAAGAGACACTGGAACCTGAACAGAgtaagaaagaagaagacgttacttttttgatcaagaaaatcGAAGAGAACGAACGGAAGGACACACTGGAAACGTTACAGAACATGTTTCCTGACATGGACCCAAGCCTGATAGAAGATGTTTGTATTGCTAAGAAATCACGTATCGGACCTTGTGTTGATGCTCTACTTTCCTTATCTGAATAA